The Ammoniphilus oxalaticus genome contains a region encoding:
- a CDS encoding antibiotic biosynthesis monooxygenase encodes MMKAVNTIRIQKGRADEVIARFAKAKSVHTFAGFIFMEVLRKENTEEYDELQICTTWEDHASFEAWRESRAAEKAHTQQNNPSQKQENSPILGAELTTFEICVQHHPAEK; translated from the coding sequence ATGATGAAGGCAGTTAATACGATACGGATCCAAAAAGGCAGAGCTGATGAAGTGATTGCGCGCTTCGCAAAAGCAAAGTCGGTTCACACGTTTGCGGGATTTATCTTTATGGAAGTGTTGAGAAAAGAAAATACGGAAGAATATGATGAATTGCAAATTTGCACGACTTGGGAAGACCATGCCTCTTTCGAAGCATGGAGAGAAAGCCGAGCAGCGGAAAAAGCCCACACCCAGCAAAACAATCCGAGCCAAAAGCAAGAAAACAGTCCCATTCTTGGCGCTGAACTTACCACTTTTGAAATTTGTGTCCAGCATCACCCAGCAGAAAAATAA
- a CDS encoding DUF4365 domain-containing protein yields the protein MPNMDWTKLNNLQIGRYAEYFSKMEFASYGLEVYTSEVDDRGIDFIVRDKNGRFCEIQVKSLRGTGYVFAQKSKFDITNRNLYLALLRFEAGKLPDMFLIPAQVWEVPNEVFVDRNYDKPGQKSAPEYGINISKRNYSILDNFKFEKTVECFLK from the coding sequence ATGCCGAATATGGATTGGACAAAACTCAATAACTTACAAATAGGAAGATATGCGGAGTATTTTTCAAAAATGGAATTCGCTTCATATGGCTTAGAAGTATACACCTCAGAGGTGGATGATCGTGGAATTGATTTTATTGTTAGAGATAAGAATGGTCGTTTCTGCGAGATCCAAGTAAAATCCCTTAGAGGGACAGGCTATGTTTTCGCCCAAAAAAGTAAATTTGATATTACCAACAGGAATCTTTACCTCGCTTTACTTAGATTTGAAGCTGGAAAATTACCAGATATGTTTCTAATACCCGCGCAAGTATGGGAAGTTCCAAATGAAGTTTTTGTTGACAGAAACTATGATAAGCCTGGACAAAAAAGCGCCCCAGAATACGGAATAAACATATCAAAAAGAAATTACTCCATACTTGATAACTTTAAATTTGAAAAGACAGTTGAATGTTTTTTAAAATAA
- a CDS encoding copper amine oxidase N-terminal domain-containing protein — protein sequence MKKLLKSLVMTVLVSSAMSSFALSANAATEVHPYIDSNNRTMVPVRYITEHFGAKVDWNGQARKVSIDHKGAHISFTIDNTQALVNNKPVIMDTKPVIQQGITYVPVRFIGEALGADIQWLAETRQVSITLAGKNMLLAVQTKLTEQQIKELIKVYDLVETAISNSLDSELWFTDLFESSAKKVASPKLIGIASKRFIEQDLGQYISYYHEASGEGGLFPTISFDARMQIVENTESKVKVKTFQLENESYLWSETVYLTFVKEGGKWTLDRVDSVPYYDEHLNLTRSEVQQYLTSIYESYGERIEFVGEKTVMVNTGRDVNHGPKTPEKTYVFKVSNQEYTHIVQFAAKTGQMVWE from the coding sequence ATGAAAAAGTTACTTAAGTCACTCGTTATGACTGTACTAGTAAGTTCAGCAATGAGTAGTTTTGCGCTTTCAGCAAATGCCGCAACCGAGGTTCATCCTTATATCGATTCTAACAACCGCACAATGGTTCCAGTTCGATATATTACAGAACATTTTGGGGCAAAAGTAGATTGGAACGGTCAGGCGCGCAAGGTGTCAATCGATCACAAGGGAGCCCATATTTCTTTTACAATAGACAACACCCAAGCTCTCGTAAATAACAAGCCCGTTATAATGGACACGAAACCCGTCATTCAACAAGGCATCACCTATGTTCCCGTTCGGTTTATTGGCGAGGCGCTCGGCGCGGATATTCAATGGTTGGCGGAAACAAGACAGGTTTCTATTACGCTAGCAGGAAAAAATATGTTACTAGCTGTCCAGACCAAATTAACGGAACAACAAATCAAAGAATTAATTAAAGTGTATGATCTTGTAGAGACTGCCATTAGCAATTCACTTGACTCCGAATTATGGTTCACTGACCTGTTTGAAAGTTCGGCTAAAAAAGTCGCTTCCCCTAAATTAATTGGGATCGCATCTAAACGATTCATTGAACAGGATTTGGGACAGTATATAAGCTATTATCATGAGGCATCAGGAGAAGGTGGTTTATTCCCAACTATTTCTTTTGATGCTAGAATGCAAATCGTTGAAAATACAGAAAGTAAAGTCAAAGTGAAAACCTTCCAACTTGAGAATGAATCTTATCTTTGGAGCGAAACCGTCTATCTCACATTTGTAAAAGAAGGCGGCAAATGGACGCTGGATCGAGTGGATTCTGTTCCTTACTATGATGAGCATCTGAACCTGACAAGAAGTGAAGTCCAACAATATTTAACTTCTATTTATGAATCATACGGGGAACGAATTGAATTTGTTGGAGAAAAAACCGTCATGGTCAATACGGGTAGGGATGTTAATCATGGGCCAAAAACACCTGAAAAAACGTATGTATTCAAAGTAAGCAATCAGGAATACACGCATATTGTCCAATTTGCAGCTAAAACGGGCCAAATGGTTTGGGAGTAA